From the Planktothricoides raciborskii GIHE-MW2 genome, the window GAAAAACTGTCCGCCCCAATAGCCGTAGTCAATGAGTTGGATTATGTTGGGGTGACGCAACTTTTTCAGGTTTTCTAAGTCCCGCAGGAAGGAGGCGATTTTTTCCCATTGATTCCCGGACTGCTTCCCGGACTGAGGTTGCAGCACTTTCAAAGCCATAATTTGCCCGGTTTCATTGTGACGAATTGAGTGTACTTGACTGGTGCGTCCCCGACCCAAAACATCCAAAATAGTATAGCCTTCAATTGTCGGTAATATTGGTAATCCCGATGAATTATTGGCCGAATCGTTGGGCAAATTAAAGAATAAATTGCCTTTTATTGATGAATTTAAATTCAAAAAATTTTGATCAATATTCTCTTTTGACGGTTTACTATTAATCAAAACTGCGAAAGATGTGTAACCAAGTTTAAAGCGATCGCCATCATTCAGTTTCATTTCATACTTGATATTTCCTGCGACAGTATCTTTGATATCTTTACCCAGAATTTGGCCATTCACAAAAGTGCCATTTTTGCTATTTAAATCGCGAATTCTAATAGAAAAAGGTGGGTTAACATCTAACAAACAGTGATAGCGAGAGACTGTTTGATGACTGGAGTCGTTGGGAAGAAGCGGAATACAGCCTTGACCCCGACCAATTACGCAAGTAGTGCGACTATTAAAATGAAACTTTTGTCCTTTCAATGGACCTGATTCGATTACTAAAGTAATCGCGTCAGGGTAGGTGGGGTGCGGGGAAGCGGGGGTGCCGGGGATCCGGGGATCCGGGGATCCGGGGAGCAAAAGCCCCTCATCCGACGGCGGGCCGATCATCCGACCGCGGGTCCCTCTGCCGACGGCGGGTTCCTCTGCTCCTCTGCCGATGGCGGGCTCCTCTTTTGACACACTTTCTGGGGCGTAATAAGTTAGCTGAGTTCCTTCATATTCTAACTCCGAGTAGGAAATTTCAGCGATAAAGGGAGATAACCACTGCCAATTAGCGGCCATTGCTTCTAATTGAGTTTTCAACCCTTCTGGTTCTAACCAACCGTAACCACTCCACGAGAGAATGCGGAGTAGTTGTTGAAAATCTGCCTCTGTCCAGGTGGGTATTTCCTCTGAGGAATTTTCCTCACTATTTTCCCCTACCTCGGTTCCTGGGATATGGGTTCCTGGGATATGGGTTCCTGGGGTGTGTAAAGTTAGAAACACTTCTAGGTAGGGGCGGGCGGCTTCATCCCAAGGTGCTGGGTCGCGGTTTTCTAGTTCCCAGTCCAGCGACCAAAGTTTTAGGGTCATAGCGCTGCTACAGAGAGCATAACGGCCGTCTGCACTTAAAGAAACACTTAGGGGGGAAACACTTAGGGAAACGTCGCCCCCAGAACTGGGTATTCTCATAAAGGTATGCAGACATTGACGATTAGCTACTTGCCAAACTTTTACGGTTTGGTCTTGACTGGCAGAGAGGGCGTAGCGACCTTCTTGGGTTAGGCAAACAGAAGTTACTTCAGCGGTGTGTCCTATGAGGGTTTGCAGGCACTTTGACTGATGGAGGTGCCACAGTCTGAGGGTTTTATCGGTGCTGCCGGTGAGAGCGATCGCACCGTCGGCGCTGATTTGCAGGGAAGTAATGCTGCCTTGATGACCTTTAAAAGTCCGCAGACATTTTTGCTGACGTAAATCCCAAACCTTGAGGGTTGTATCGGCGCTGCCAGAGAGGAGGTAGCGACCGTCAGGACTGGGATATATGCAGTTAACTGCTCCGTAGTGACCTTTGAGGGTATAGAGACATTTGCCCGTGGCGATATCCCAAAGTTTGATAGTGCGATCGCTACTTCCAGAGATAACATAGAGTCCATCGGCACTAAAGCTTACGGAATTAACTGCATCCTGGTGGCCGGTTAGGGTACAAAGACATTTGCCCGTGGCCACTTCCCAGAGTTTCACGGTTTTATCCGCACTACCAGAGAGGGCGGTGGAGTTATCTGAACTTAAGCTTAAGCTTCGCACTTGGTCTTTGTGACCGACGAATTCCCGATCGCCTCCGACCGCCCTACTCGGTGCTTCGTCGGTAGATTCGCCGCTACAGCAACGCTCATCAACGCTGAACATTCCCACAAAAGACTTATCTAAACTTCCAGCAAAAAGGGCGATGCGACCGTCAGCACTCAGAACAGCGGGGCCAATAGTACTACTGTGTTCTGCCAGGGTAATTTCTTCAGCAGCGGCAACAAATGATTTTTTCGGCAAGTGGAAAATCCTGTATTTTTTAGACTGTCTAGGGATGCTCTTGTGCTCTTGTGTTCTTGTGTTCTTGTGCTCTTGTGCTCTTGTGCTCTTGTGTGGGGGAGCGGGGGAGCCGCCATCGAGCGGAGGAGCCGCCAATCGAGCCGGGGAGCCGCCATCGAGCAAAAGCCCCTCATCCCCTCTGCCTCTTATCCCCTCATCCCCTCTACCCCGGTGTGGGGTGCAGAGGAGCTTTGTCGCGATCGCGGGAGTTTGGGGGGGGCGAATATACCAGAGTTTCAGGGTATGATCCATGCTGCCTGAGAGGGCTATTTGCCCGTCAGGACTCAAGCACAGGGAAGTAATAGCGCCATTGTCACCTTCAAAGGTGCGTAAACAACGTCCGTTTTCCAGATGCCAGAGTTTCAAGGTATGGTCGGAACTGGCGGACAAAGCGTAGTTGCCATCAGGGGTTAGGCAGACCGAAGTAACTTCATCCCCGTGACCGAACATGGTTTGTAGGCAATCCCCGGTAGAAAGTTGCCAGAGTTTTAGGGTGCGATCGCGGCTGCCGGACAGAGCATAGTCACCATTATTGCTGAAGCATACGGAGGTGACTTCTCGCTGATGACCGTGGAGAGTTTGCCGACAAATTCCCGTATCAACCTCCCAGAGTTTAATGGTTTTATCCAGACTGCCAGAGAGGGCATAAGAGGGGGCATGGGAGGGGGCATTGCTATTTAAGGCTAAAGCAAGGACATCTCCTTTGTGACCAACAAAACTACGCAGACATTCGCCGGTTGACATATGCCATAAACTAAAGCGATCGCCACTACTGGAGAGGGCGAAAACCCCGTTGGCACTGAGAGCTATGGTAAAGATTTCCTGTTGGCCTTCCTGTTGGCCTTCCTGTTGGCCTTCCTGTTGGCCTTCCTG encodes:
- a CDS encoding FHA domain-containing protein, translated to MSTGECLRSFVGHKGDVLALALNSNAPSHAPSYALSGSLDKTIKLWEVDTGICRQTLHGHQREVTSVCFSNNGDYALSGSRDRTLKLWQLSTGDCLQTMFGHGDEVTSVCLTPDGNYALSASSDHTLKLWHLENGRCLRTFEGDNGAITSLCLSPDGQIALSGSMDHTLKLWYIRPPQTPAIATKLLCTPHRGRGDEGIRGRGDEGLLLDGGSPARLAAPPLDGGSPAPPHKSTRAQEHKNTRTQEHKSIPRQSKKYRIFHLPKKSFVAAAEEITLAEHSSTIGPAVLSADGRIALFAGSLDKSFVGMFSVDERCCSGESTDEAPSRAVGGDREFVGHKDQVRSLSLSSDNSTALSGSADKTVKLWEVATGKCLCTLTGHQDAVNSVSFSADGLYVISGSSDRTIKLWDIATGKCLYTLKGHYGAVNCIYPSPDGRYLLSGSADTTLKVWDLRQQKCLRTFKGHQGSITSLQISADGAIALTGSTDKTLRLWHLHQSKCLQTLIGHTAEVTSVCLTQEGRYALSASQDQTVKVWQVANRQCLHTFMRIPSSGGDVSLSVSPLSVSLSADGRYALCSSAMTLKLWSLDWELENRDPAPWDEAARPYLEVFLTLHTPGTHIPGTHIPGTEVGENSEENSSEEIPTWTEADFQQLLRILSWSGYGWLEPEGLKTQLEAMAANWQWLSPFIAEISYSELEYEGTQLTYYAPESVSKEEPAIGRGAEEPAVGRGTRGRMIGPPSDEGLLLPGSPDPRIPGTPASPHPTYPDAITLVIESGPLKGQKFHFNSRTTCVIGRGQGCIPLLPNDSSHQTVSRYHCLLDVNPPFSIRIRDLNSKNGTFVNGQILGKDIKDTVAGNIKYEMKLNDGDRFKLGYTSFAVLINSKPSKENIDQNFLNLNSSIKGNLFFNLPNDSANNSSGLPILPTIEGYTILDVLGRGRTSQVHSIRHNETGQIMALKVLQPQSGKQSGNQWEKIASFLRDLENLKKLRHPNIIQLIDYGYWGGQFFLILEHCPGENVIKLMQQQGKCLSVEKSLEIIFQVLDGLDYAHHLDVPFGKQANVLSDGKGLFHGTLKPANIFLSGVLSGVLSGVLSGVKPNTPQEVKIRVKLSDYALDKAFDLAGLGGLTMTGIKPRQPIFICRQQAIDFRCVQAELDVWTAAACLYFMLTGRFVRNFVGENPWLTVLQTEPVPIGDRHPGIPKALAELVDLALGDRGHIYFKKAAAFKQALESVYP
- a CDS encoding PT domain-containing protein, whose product is MGSHHETLGCYFRQLTEDFSSQPALWRTGRPTGRPTGRPTGRPTGRPTGRPTGNLYHSSQCQRGFRPLQ